GAAACTAAATATAAAACAAATACACACTCTTATTTTATTATGTATATACGAATTACACATACGCTTGTACTTCTAGTTTAGCAAATCCTCAAAAAAAATACTGAAAGAAATATTTTATAAACTGAAAAAATGAGTTATAATATTATTGAAAATATTTATACTTTTCTTTATTTTCTAAGACAAGAAAAGGATGTGGTGAAATGACATTCCCAAAAGTTGAGCGATTGCTCATCAATTATAAAACATTAGACGAATTTAAAAAATTTAAGGGCTGTGGGGCTCAAGAGCTGTCCATGTTCGAAGAATTACAAGCAAACATTATTGAAAACGATAGCGAATCTCCATTTTACGGCATTTATTATGGTGGATCACTTATCGCACGTATGAGTCTGTATATGAAAAGGTATGGAGAAACAAATTTAGAAATTACAGGACCTTATGTAGAACTCTCGAAACTAGAAGTATTACCAACCTTCCAAAAACAAGGATTCGGTCAAATGCTTGTTAATTATGCGAAACAACTACAGTTCCCAATTAAAACGACAGCTCGCATTCAATCTGAAGGATTTTGGGATAAACTAAATTTCCAACAAGTATCAGTCACTGATGGTGAATTTTATATTTGGCACCCAGAAACTAATTTGAATGCGGTTACAAACGAAGAATCAGCATAAAAAGTAAAAAAAACAGCTGCATAACAGCTGTTTTTTACTTTTTCATTTTCTCTAACTTTTCATTTGTAAGAACTGCATCTCTTTCCTTCGCTTCTAGTACCATTACACTTCTTTTTTGATCAATATAATCGAGTAATGTTCTATACTCTTCCTCATATACTGATAATCGCTGAAGGAGACGTTCCCTCTCCGTTTGTAACGAATCAATTTGCTTTTGCAATACTGTTAATTCTTTTTCATCTTTATAATTTTGTAAGAAATCAATAACATCATTTAATGTAATCTGTACGGGAACATGTTGCACTACTTCCCGATCTTTCACTTCATAATTTTCTACTTTACGGAGTTGTTTGGCTTCTTCAATACGTTCTTTATACTGCTTTCTCACGTAAGAATTCCACCTAAATCCACAAGCTGCGGGAGTACGAGACAAGTTTCTACCTACCTCTTTAAAGGCGGAGAGTTGCGTTCCACCTTCACGAATATGCCGGAGTACTACTTCTGCCAGAAGTAAATCTTCATCATCTGTCCATGCATCTTGTCTTGTTGTTGCCATCTCTCTAGTCCTCCTTATGCATTTTTTATTAAACATATGCAGTTACTAGAAAAGATAGAATAGAAACAAATAAAGAATAAGACAAAAAAAATAAACGTAGAAGATATCTTCTACGTTTATTTTTTGCAATTACTTGCTGATTACTTCTTTACCTTTGTAAGTACCGCATGCTTTACATACACGGTGAGCTAATTTCGCTTCACCACAGCTTGGGCACTCTACCATACCAGGTACTGATAATTTGAAATGCGTACGACGCTTTCTTTTTACTGTTTTAGAAGTTCTTCTAAAAGGTACAGCCATTCTTCCCACCTCCTTAAAAGAAATAGTTATTTTCATATGAAGGCCTGAACCAGTCTTCCGATTATTTGTCAAAAAACTTTGCAAGTCCTGCTAATCTTGGATCAACAGGCTTTTCTTTGCTTTCTTCCGAAATCACTTGCCAGTCTTGACCTTGCGTCGGTGCTCCACCAGAAACATCATCACTGAAAATTTGCATTGGAATCTCCAAAAGTATATTCTCCTTGATTATAGGAAGTAAGTCAAGTACTTCTCCTTCTAAACAATGGATTTCAGCTTCTGTTTCATAATCTTCTACTGAAGTTTGGAACACCTCAGTTGTTTTAATGTCAAATGGTAATGTCACATCTACTAAAGAGCGAGAACATGGTAAAACCATGCTTCCAGTTATATGTAGATGAAACGTAAACTTACTGGAGCCAAAATCAACTCTTCCCGTTACATGAACAGGATTAATTTCGCGAATTTCTTTCTCGACTTCTTTTAGCTCACTTACATCTACCATCTCATCCAATGTCAATCCTTTATTTCTCAATTTATTCAATTGATGGATGGACCATTTCATATCATATCACCTCAAGGCAACAAACAAAATTATAGCTAGCCATTTTATATTTGTCAATGTTTTTTCTTTACACTATAATGAAGTCATTATAGGAAATAATATATAGATTATCATGTTTTCAAAAAAGATGCTACACCGAAAGGAGAGATTATCATAAAGGCAAGCGGTATTATCGTTGAATATAACCCTTTTCATAACGGTCATGCTTATCATGTGCAACAAACAAAAAAGTTAACACAGTCTGATATTACAATTGCAGTCATGAGTGGCCCTTTTTTACAACGCGGTGAACCAGCTCTTGTTTCAAAGTGGTATCGTACAAAAATGGCGTTAGCAGGCGGCGTCGACCTCATTATAGAGCTTCCCTACGTGTTTGCAACACAAAAAGCCGAAACTTTCGCAAACGGAGCTATTTCTATTTTAGACGCTCTTGGTGTTTCTGAAATTTGTTTCGGTAGTGAAGATGGACAAGTACAAAATTTTTATAACACCATCTCTTTAAGAAAAAAAGAAAAAGATACTTTTGATCGTCTCGTGCAACAATTTATGAATGCTGGTAATAGTTATGCAAAGGCGACTTCTGAAGCCTTTTCACATATCTTGTCGCGCGAAAATACAGTAGATATGTCCCAACCAAATAATATTCTAGGTTTACATTACATCGAGGCAATCCTTTCACAAAAAAGTTCTATTCATGCACAAACGATACAAAGGTTCGTAGCTCATTATCACGACGAAACTTTTCAAGATCAGCATATCGCAAGCGCTACTAGTATTCGCAAACAATTGTTTAGTAAAAATGATACATTTACAACCATTCATCCATTTGTTCCGAATAGTACTGCCTCACT
The DNA window shown above is from Bacillus clarus and carries:
- a CDS encoding N-acetyltransferase; its protein translation is MTFPKVERLLINYKTLDEFKKFKGCGAQELSMFEELQANIIENDSESPFYGIYYGGSLIARMSLYMKRYGETNLEITGPYVELSKLEVLPTFQKQGFGQMLVNYAKQLQFPIKTTARIQSEGFWDKLNFQQVSVTDGEFYIWHPETNLNAVTNEESA
- a CDS encoding RsfA family transcriptional regulator, which encodes MATTRQDAWTDDEDLLLAEVVLRHIREGGTQLSAFKEVGRNLSRTPAACGFRWNSYVRKQYKERIEEAKQLRKVENYEVKDREVVQHVPVQITLNDVIDFLQNYKDEKELTVLQKQIDSLQTERERLLQRLSVYEEEYRTLLDYIDQKRSVMVLEAKERDAVLTNEKLEKMKK
- a CDS encoding nucleotidyltransferase gives rise to the protein MKASGIIVEYNPFHNGHAYHVQQTKKLTQSDITIAVMSGPFLQRGEPALVSKWYRTKMALAGGVDLIIELPYVFATQKAETFANGAISILDALGVSEICFGSEDGQVQNFYNTISLRKKEKDTFDRLVQQFMNAGNSYAKATSEAFSHILSRENTVDMSQPNNILGLHYIEAILSQKSSIHAQTIQRFVAHYHDETFQDQHIASATSIRKQLFSKNDTFTTIHPFVPNSTASLLEDYKQTYNTLHNWEMYFPLFKYKLMTMSPQELQHIYEIEEGLEHRILSKIHSTSSFQSFMENLKTKRYTWTRLQRACTHILTNTTKEEMHKANIEQHAPYIRLLGMSQKGQTYLSKNKKKIELPILTHTKTYKHSILDIEKKANTIYFSALQEPLRTKCIQKDITQHPIRYDETTKKFL
- the rpmF gene encoding 50S ribosomal protein L32, with amino-acid sequence MAVPFRRTSKTVKRKRRTHFKLSVPGMVECPSCGEAKLAHRVCKACGTYKGKEVISK
- a CDS encoding YceD family protein yields the protein MKWSIHQLNKLRNKGLTLDEMVDVSELKEVEKEIREINPVHVTGRVDFGSSKFTFHLHITGSMVLPCSRSLVDVTLPFDIKTTEVFQTSVEDYETEAEIHCLEGEVLDLLPIIKENILLEIPMQIFSDDVSGGAPTQGQDWQVISEESKEKPVDPRLAGLAKFFDK